The window agcagggtgaccatgagccagcactgggcccttgtggccaggaagccaatgggacctggggtgggttagaagggggtggtcagtaggtcagagaggttctcctgcctctctgctctgccctggggagaccacacctggaatattgtgtccagttgtggcccctcagttccagcaggacagggaactgctgcagagagtccagcgcagccaccaagatgctggagggagtggagcatctcccgtgtgaggaaaggctgagggagctggggctctggagctggacaagaggagactgaggggggactcattcctggggatcaatatggaaagggggagtgtcaggaggatgcagccaggctcttctgggtgacaaccagggacaggacaaggggcaatgggttcaaacacaggaggttccacttaaatttgagaagcaacttgttgggggtgagggtggcagagcctggcccaggctgcccagggggttgtggagtctccttctgtgcagacattccaacccgcctggacaccttcctgtgtaacctcatctgggtgttcctgctccaggggggattgcactggaggagctttccagggcccttcaacccctgacatcctgggattctgtgattaaacAGACATACCTGATATCTGAAGATTCGCTATCTACGTCTGACAGTTCCAATAGATCTTCAGAACTTCCTTCCTCGTCCGAAAAAGATCTCCGTACCTTAGGTTGCAACATGTCTTGAGTAATTTTGTTTCTAGCATCCATGCTACGTACATCATCTTCATTACGACATTTATCTGGCATGAGAACCAAATTCAAATTTCAAGAGAAAAGAATACCTCACATCCCTTATCCCCACCCTGCTTTATTAACACAGTTACAGTTATTGTGTTACAAttactgtgttttcatttccataaaacatatttttggaTAACAGAGTTCTAGAAGATCTTAGTTAAGTTCCCTTCTCTGTTAATGTAGTGTACTTAAGTTTCCTTTTCAAGAGGACATGATGAAAGTTAATGAAATCCATATTCAAGTATACTTTTCAGAAGTACCTGGGTTTAGGTGGTCTAATTAGTCAGTATCCTCTGTTTGATAGAACTGACATCCTTCTCATGATTaagcagcaaaataaagaaTTCTTAGCATACGCAGTTATAGCATTAAATCACCTTCAATTTTCACCCAGTATTTGAAATATTACTAGAAGTTATTATGTCATATTAAATGCCATTTTCTTACAGTCATATCAGATAAAACAGAGTAATAAAACACACATAGAAATTAAACAGACAGTCTCTGCATACATCAATTATGCAACTAATGTGTGAAATACATCAGATtctgttacacacacactgtacaactTGCCTGGATGTTGAATCAGATAAGCTTCAACCAAGTTGTTCAATATGTGATTTTTACAAATACGTTCTACCGGACAACGACAAGTTGGACATAGAGAAGATCTTTCCATCCATCCTGAGTAGCAGGCAGCACAAAAAGTATGCATGCAAGGCTGCAAGCTGGAAAacacaaacatgaaaacaatgaaagaaattgAGTCAAAACACAAATCTTTCGGTTTTCAGATACATTCATAACACCCACATAACTGTTTGGCGTTGGTTTAACTACCTAGATAGTGGAGGGGGGTGGCACTCGGAAGGGCTTGCAAAAACCTAAGTCTCCTGGCCTCCTCAAACAGTTGTCACTAAACTTATGTTATTACCACATGGTTACAGCTTTTCTCAGTCGTACACACCTTACGCAGTCATGCAGCAGCTCTTGGCAGATAATGCAAGTCAGCGTTTCTTCCATCTTATCTGGTTTCACATTTGATGTTTTTCCATCTTCAGAGCCAATTTTAATTATACATTCacttggagctgctggtggaAGATGTGGACAAGCACCTTCACCTATGAAGACAGAAGATTTCATAGTATGTAgtttttgaaggttttttttttaatgtctgttaaaaACAGACATGAAAGATATACACCGATTCACTGTTCACTTGCAATGGTCCCACTAAAGGTTCTTGCTTTACACATTACAGCTTCTCCTACTGAAGACATTATTTTCACTGAACCAGAAATCAAGCCCATAATAAGCAAGAAACAAACTGAAGGAAGACTGATGACAGCTGACCTGACTCAATCTGGGGTGTCAGAGGCAGAATGAGaggtttgcttttcttatttaataCAATactaaaacataaaataacattgtgaggaggaaaaaagttacCTATTCCCTACTAACCTAACTTCTCAAGACCTTCAAGGTTTGACATGCatgcattttgcatttatttcatatttataaagATAAATAAGCACAGATCCTGGAAACATCCAAGGCCAGACTGAACGAgcctctgagcaacctgatctagttgaagatgtccctgctcattgcagaagGGTTGCACTAGATGACCCTtcaaggtcacttccaacccaaattattctatgatcctTGTTTCTGTTAATCTCACTGGGCTTCTGTGAAAAATTAACATAGTTTTAAGTTTCTAATTAAGTTTTTGAAACTAACTTTCAacaataacattaaaataaaagagtgCAGGGTACGTTGCACAACACTGTAGTATTGTACTAGCCTCCTTTTAGTTTCTTCTTAGCAGGTTCCAAacattcctcctcctccacactTTGAGAATCTgattctgcttttgctttgtcAGTGATTTCTGAAGCGACTGCAGAGGTTTCAGTATTCACGTCCCGCTGTCCACGTTCGCCATGCAGCGCTCTCAGACACACGGGCTCTAAGATGGGGAAAGCAGGCACAGGAGTGAAAACTGAGGATTGTGATCCTGCAAGATAAAACCAGAAACATGAACACAGCTGCACAGAGATACGGGACACGTGAAAACAACCAATACTCAAACACTGATGACGCACACGCGTCAATCCAAACGTCCAAATAGGAAAAAGCGGAGCAAAAAAGCAATGTCCGCATAAGTATACTAAATGAATTCTGAGCCAAACTGACTAACTGGAAGACGTGAGGCAAAAACAAGCTACTAGTTGTGTAACCCTACTTAAAATCCACATTCCTCTTTAAACTTTATTCACTAATCTTTATTCATAAGACCATTACCTACACCAAGTCTTCCTGACAAAGATGCCAGACTGAGCATTTATGCAATATTGATCATACATAACAGGTCAGGATCACCacaaagctttattttcataCAAGCATGTTTAAAAAGTCCCAATGAACTGTGGACAAATGCCATTTTCTGGATAACTGTTCTTGCTCCAGTTCTGCTTTCAGAGTTACGCAGCAGCGGGGTACTACACTTGCCAGTGTAATGCAGCATACTAGACTAGGGATCCATATGGTGTATTTTGGCCTTGAGCTCTAAGCAAGGGAAAGCAGACTTGTGATTGGCAGCAGTAACACTGACAATTAGAGCAGTTTCTTGGAATGACTGCATGAGCACTCATATGTACTTAGGTTGTTATATAAGCCACATAGAGTTGCTAAGTCTTCACCAGTGCTTCACTACAAAACCATAATGTAAAGATAGAACGATTTGGTATTTACATGCATTTTCTGCCCCTCTGAGCATCAGCAATTCTCACAACTGCCTTACTCATCCAGCAGAATTTACCCTGCCTACCCAGAAAGTTAAAATGCACATATCCACCTGGTATTTTCACTAGAACTTTACAAAGCAAATGCTGGAGACCCACATGGGGTACGAgattaatttcttaaaattcaAAACTGGAGTAACAATCGATGGGATATCAACCTTTAAATGCTTGACAGAGTTCTTACCAGATGTAGAAGGATTATCCTGCTGAACAGATGCAGACTCAATAAGAGAGGTAGAAGAAGCATTAAAGAGGTTAGATGTAGAAGTAGATGGCTGTGGTTCCTCATAGCAAGACTGAGTAGCTGACGGTGATGAGGTAATTTGGGTCTCATCATTACTTCTTCCTGTACTTGAGGTATCTTTGGTCACATGGCATTGCTTTTCTACATTAACTTCTACaatcagaagcggggaaaggaaagaaaaagatgtgtgATAGTCGCCACACTGTGGCTTCCGAATTCCAAGGAAACAAACTCTCTCTAAATGGTACTTTAGTCCCTGGAGACTAAAGCTCCTTCTCATGGATCTTGAATTACTTCCTTACCTACTGGTTGTTGAGTTGCATCATGTTTTGTGTTTAAGGATTCATAAAGATAAGCAACAtctgaaagagaacaaaatatttatcagaatctttaaacaaaaattaactAACCTTAATCTCACATAAACAACTTCTGTTCACAAGTGGCTGCTTCCCCAAAGTGCCTGTCAATGGAAGAGGCACATGAGGGGGCACAACGCTAATACTCCTACTTAGGAGGCAACTAGGAACAGCACAGCAAGATCTTTTCTTCTCAGGAAACCAGGTAGAGCAGGTTTTGTGTGATGTTTAACTTGTGCCAGTCACGGAATCAGAGGCTTAATCATTTAAACCTGAAATCTGCTCTGTGTCAgaacaaactgtatttttactgATACTTGAAGGAAAGTTCTTTGAAGCAGCTTATTATTTCTGAGCTCACATCTCAACTTCTTCaatcaattttatttcatttctttgtgaGATACATGAACTCTCAAAAATAGAGATTAGGACATGTCATAAGTTTCATCCAGAAACTAATTTATTATCTATTAATAAAGCCATCTGGATAATATCCCTTTCTTCTCCATCTTACTTCAACATAATACAGCTCCAAAGATTCCCCTAACTTGCTACTACTTTTCATCTCCAGCCACCTAGAAGCAAGTAAGACTCTCTTAGTTTGTAGTAATCCTTTTTCTGATCAAAAGTTATAGTGCTGCTTCCTTCAAAACTACTCAGAACAGCCAAACAGGCATGCCAAATCTAAACTCTCTCTCAGTCTCTGAAGAtggagaagctgaaaaagcaaaactgaatgcTTGGTAATTCAAATATTTGTTaacccaaacaaaaatcagtGATTCAGTTCATTACAAAGGACCTGGAAAATTTGCTCGAGTTCTTCCAAGCAGAACCAACTGCAATAGTGTCATCTTAGAAAGGATTTGTGGGATAAGCCATACAGACAAATATAGCTTACCACTTCTTCCTGTAACATTTACTATCAGACAGCATAAATCTGTGGGATTTATCTGTACATAAATGAACAGCAATTTCATAAGTCGTTTCCAGAAAGCGAGTGCTctctattaaaatttaaatatgacATACTTTACACTTAAAAGAAGAATTGCATGCTAGTAGACAGAGCAGTCGGCAGCTTCACAACACATACGTAAAAACAGAGCAGGCCCATTCCCTCTCTCCTGCATTTATCAAAGTGGAACCCCATCTGTTATTTCATAATAATGAGCAATTAAATTCTTTCTGTAAATCTTTTCAGTCAGCATTGAATTTAATGATCCTGCATAAATGAATGAAATCAAATGGTATGAAATGAACAGGTACGGGAGTTCTGCTGCCTCAGTGGTTATCCCTTCCCAAATCATTTATGAACATCTTTAAGACAGATGCCAACACAGACCATTCAGTAAATCTTTTCAGAAGTTCACTCCACTGCAAAAGCTGAGCATTTACACCTAAACCGCGTTCCCCGACTTCTCCCCAGTTAACACAGGAAAGAACATCACTTCCTGCCCGACAACAGCTTGGCTTTCCCTTTGAGGAAAGGCTCTCCAtcaagtttttttttaactaactATGTTATTCAAATTGCATCATCCTGAAAATGATTCCTGAAAAGAATTATATGCATCTGAGGCATGATTCTTCTTTAAGgctatacaaatattttttccaggtttactaATTCTACTTTCACTATAGGGCTTTCCCCACTTCCCTCCCATTTTGCCTCTTCCCTCtttagaacaaaacaaaaacaacacaaaaatatgcttttgCAGCTTTTCCCTCCTGTGCCAAAAATTGCTTCAATGTGAGATATAAAGTATCACTAACTGCCCCGGCAATTTGACTTCTAAAAGAAACACTGGCCACGTGATCAGGACCTCATTAGTTACCATTCCATGCATTAGTTCTTCCAAAACTACTTCTAGGCACATTTCAATTTCAGACAGTTGCTCAGACTTGTCCTTGTAAAAACTGGCAAATCCATGATCTCTTCTATAGAGACCTGTCTTTAagacaaataatttattaatgtttaaattGAGTAATTCtctattcacagaatcacagaatggactgggttggaaaagacctcagagatcacccagtccaacccttggtccaactccagtccgtttactagatcatggcactaagcgccatgtccaatctcagtttaaaaacctccagggccggtgagtccagcacctccctgggcagccattccaatcctgaccactctctctgcaaagaattgctttctgatctccagcctcaatttcccctggcagagttgaagcccatgcccccttgtcctattgctgatgcctgggagaagagacctaTCCCcgcctggctagaactgcccttcaggtagttctagagagtgctgagctcagctctaagcctcctcttctccagactaaacaagcccagctccctcagcctctcctcataggtcttgtgttcaagtcccttcaccagtcgtgttgctcttctctggacccgctccagcacttcaatctctttcctgagctgaggggcccagaactgaacacaacactccaggtgtggcctccccagtgcagagcacaggggaaggatcactgcccttgtcctgctgaccacgctggtttggatacaggacaggacacccttggccttcttggccacctgggcacactgttggctcacgttgagcttcctgtccattggtccccccaggtccctttctgcctgactgctctccagccactctgtgcccagcctggagcgctgcagggggttgttgtgaccaaagtgcaggacccggcacttggccttgttgaacttcatcccattggaatcagcccatttttccagtctatcctgatccctctgcagagccctcctgccttccagcaggtccacactccctcccaacttggtgtcatcagcaaatttgctgatggtggtctcaatcccctcatcaataaagatgttaaacaggactggccCCAAtcctgacccctggggacaccaccagtgactggccgccagctggatgcagccccattcaccagcactctctgggcccggccctccagccagttcttaacccagcagagagtgcgCCTGTCCAAGCCACGGGccaccagcttttgcaggagtatattatgggagacagtgtcaaaggccttgctgaagtccagatagaccacatccacggctttcccctcatccaccagctgggtcacctgatcataaaaggagatcaggctggtcagacaggacctgcccctcctaaacccatgctggctgggtctgatcccttgtccatcctgaaggtgctgtgtgactGCATTCAGGAtgatgtttctgtgatggcaactatgtcatagctttcctgctgcacgatggcttccagctcctcttgcttgttgcccatactgcgcgCATTAGTGTAcgtgcacttcaagtgggctgctgatttcactCTTAATTCAGGCTTTtcatccttaggctgatctttggagagcccagtttcaatcccttccccttTCAAACCTAATTTAAAGTCCTCCTGATCAGCCccgccaacttatgggctatagtccatTTGCTCTTCCTAggaggatgaagcccatctgactTGAGGAGACCAGGTACCATGGAgtttgccccatggtcaaaaaaaccaaaatgttggTGGTGACACCACTCCTTTAGCCACTCCTTTAGCAACTGTCTGAAATTGAAATGTGCCTAGAAGTAGTTTTGGAAGAACTAATGCATGGAATGGTAACTAATGAGGTCCTgaatgagatgggcttttctactcctctctttatttagatcctcatccatcccagataGCACAGGAACTAAGGCAAGTATCACCTGTGCTCCtgtcccatgaactgaccgacccagtgctttaaagtcttttttaattgtcttgGTACTTCTATTAATGtgctcgctgccagcttggactactgACAGGGGATgatagtctgagggctgaactAGCTcaggaagtcttctattaatgtccctcaccctgccCCCAGGGtgtactgatatttttttctctcatgaCTCAAAGTTACTAAGCatgccatttaaaaaatgtcatttactTACTGTTCTCTGGCTCATTTTTTCTGTAAACAACATAGATCACATCCCCAGTCTGTAAAGGGTATGTCTGCTTCTTCACTACTTTCAGTTTATTAATTACTGTTCCATTAGtactgtaaaaagaaagaaaagataactTAGCATAAATGTTTTCATAATTACATAGGAGAAGGAAGTGAAAACACAAgatacttttaattaaaaacaaacaaacaaacaattggCGCTCTCAAAAAGAATGTAAGGCAGACAGAAGCGCAGAGCTACTAGGACCTCAAAGCTCATTTGCAGCTTCAAAGCTCCTTTGCAGTTACTGGTAAAGAAATGGTATCTgaaacacagacagacagacaagatCCCTGACATGTGGCCCATGTCTCAAAATAATTAGATGACTGCTCACCCTTTCAGGAAAAGGCATCAGGAGTTCTGTTAAAAAAGCTCTAGGTTATGTTTCCAATTAACACTGGGAATCCCCTAAGACATTCTGCAACAAAAGAACTTTTCCTGTACTGTCAGGGATACCCTAAAATTCCAAGATTACTTAGACTGGTTGCAACTCAAAAGCGAGAAGTTAGTAAGGTGGGAAAAGAGTTAAACGTAATTAAAAGATGAGTtggaatgaattattttttataataataaaaactccAAGACTCATGCAAGAAATTAAattggggaaaaggaaaatgcagagtTTCGCTAATTAACAGAGGTATCTCTGCTCTTTTACTATGGGTGATGTTTTCTACACAAGCTATTAGTGTTTTATAAATGAGTCGAGTTATTCAAGTATGAAATAATCGCGGCTCAGTTGCAATAAGCCTCTTCCACGGCTGCAGCATTCTAGAATTTCAGACTTCTGCCGCTCAAAATCTCAGCAATCAGTGCCacatacaaacaaacagaaaatgtgtgttttcccAGTCAGCAGAACAAGCTGCTGCATGAAACGCCAGCAAAGCTCTGCTGCCACCTCCTGGAGCCACCACCTACAGACCCCTCTCTACTGAGCCAGCCTCCGTTCTTTCAATGGTCACAGAAATAGTTCTGACGGGCAGGCTAAGGAGAATTCAGTAGCAGAAAGGACACCAGCACCAACTGAAGATCAAACCCCAGTTTACCCACTGAAAGAGAATATCCACTGGCCTGTCGCCAAGTATCAGTCTTGTGTAAATAGCTTCCTGCTCCGAAACATCACTTACTActtaaaatcctttaaaaaaaattcctagtACACAACAagaggaggttttttttttttttttaaatattcctttaGTTGcctttaacatttctttttcaaaatggaGAGCCTTACAATTGCTTTTACTTAGGGCAAGTCAAACACCGCCTCCACTGTGTTAGGTCAGCTtgtataatttgttttctttcaagcagTATAAAGCAACTTGTGGACAgtttggaaaataaagcagaaacatACTCCAAAAAAGGGCAAGTCcatgaatattttattgtaCTATTTGCTAACTCCTGGCTTTTGTTACTTCCAAACTTCTATTTACTCAATAATTTTGAGCTCtttacacattttctttcacctGCAAATCTACGGTAATTCTTCCCAAGGCAGATCCAAGACTCGTTATGCTACCAAGGAGCTAAATACCAGTGTTGGCTGTCTACATATATCTGATTATATTCTCTGGTTTAGCTACAATACAGAAACAAAGTCCACTCAGTTCAACTGTCCCACACCAGCTACCTCCTTCAATGCATTCGTCTCTACCAGAAAACTCTGAGCTTGACCACAGCAATGTTTCCAAACTATTTTCCACTTTAGAGAATAAAAAGCTGATGTTGCAGTATTCTTCTGGGACTCAGGGTATCTGTATTGCCAACTCAAACATTCGAAAATCTTCTTGCACTGCTCGATTTTTTTGGAGCTCCTCTGATATGCAGCGCAAACACTGGAAGACCCAGAAGAAGAGACTCTTCTACAAGTAGTAGTATCAACCTGTTTAGCCTCTTAATTCAGCAAACGGTAGCCACACTTCATACCAACTCACAGGTGAGCAGAACACgtaaaggatttttttgtttttgttagctACATAGAAGTGTAACATGCTTAAACAGCTGACTGGTAGTACTCCATAGGCGCAGTCGTTCTATTACACTACCTTTGTAGCAAGCCCCACCTTTCTATGAATATAGAAGATTAACTTTCATTTGGCTCTGCTAGTTTTCGGCTGGCTGCAACTTCTGCCTCGGGGTGAGGGGAGTGTGCGTAGGCgaaaaaaaggcaggaatgtTTCTTCATCATTCACAATTCCTTTAGCTTGTATTATGATGATACGGGTTTAAACTAATTCTACCAGTTACATGCAACTGAAACTAGGGGTGGCTTCTCAAGTTTAGATTTATAGCTATGCTCTGAGACTGCCATGATAGGCAAACATGGCCTGATCTGTTGTTCGAAACATCTTGAAATTTGGGAAAACATCGGAGAATTACATTATAAGCCATTTCCTAGACATCCTAGCTAGGCCTgatatttttcccccaaatttaGTATTCCATCCTGCAGCTTCTCTGAATGTAAGTCCTCTAAGGATCTATGCAGGGACTTAtcctggttattttctccagctACAACCTAGAAGCAGAGACAAAATACACTCCCATCAAGCTTGCAGATGACACCgaagcagggcagagctgggctgccaCTCAGAAGCACTTAGGCAGGCTGGGGGAACAGGCTGACAGGAAAGTCACGACACCCAACAAGGACAAACCCTAAATCCTGCACCTGGGATTGAATGACTACCTGCAACAGCACAGGCTAGAGACCAAGCCACAAGGCTTCTTGTTGGTGGATCCTATGAACAAGTATAAGATCATACAACTGGGACTTAGGCCTAGGCACAGGTCAGCAGCGTACGCTGGCAGCAGTGAAGGCCTACAACGCATTTGGCTCTATTAACAGCGGTGTAGTCAGAAACTCGAGTGAAGTGTTCATTATTCCCCTCTACTTGGAACACATTAGTCCATAcctaaaatattgtattttggGGTCATCTAGTACAAGGAAAGTCTTGATAAACCTGAGCAAGCCCAGTGGAAAGCCATTGGCATGgccagagggctggagcacaagactTCTGAGCTAAGGGGCCAGGGGAACTGGGCTTGTTTCGCCTGGGAGAAGAGGTACCTACAAGAAAGTCACCAAGACAGAGACACATTCTTTACTGAGATAACATTAGTCGTAATTTGAAACAAGGAAGATTCAAACAGGatgcaaagggaaaaacaaacaatcctATGAGGGTAATTACAGTCTGGAATAAGGTCCCTGTGAGGCTACAGAAACTGTTCTCAGAGTTTTTCAAGACCTGACTGAAGAAAGCCTCAACAACCTAGTCCAGATCCAGTGGTGGTCCACCTCGACAGAGCTGGAACTGAGTGACCTCCTGAGGTTCCTTCTGACCAGAAAAATACTGTATGTTCTGTTTCACttgaggaaataaaaggaaacacaTAACCCATGTCAATATCTGGACGTGAGTTCCTTACCCTGAAAAAGACTCCTTTTAATATCAACATAGCAACTGATTgatcaagaaacagaaaaggagctgCAGTGCAAAAATCCTACTGAGTTCTGAGCTATCAGAACAAGATATTTAATTGCATTCTGGGATGCTGGAACAGGGATTCAGCATGATACCCTTCAAAACCTCAAACATGAAATTTCCTCTTTATGTATGTGAATCAATATATTTTGAAGTGTCTTCTTCATCTTTGAGTAAAATGCCctccaatatgaaaaatgagGGAAGCTGCCAGAAcagtattattttgtttctttactgACTGTAATAACCTGGCATAAAAAGAACGTGGTTTACAGgagcattttaaaatctcaagGAGTTCTTGAAATGTAATAAACAAGAAGCTTTCTCCAATCTTAAGACAAAAAATCCTGTCAAAAATGAAGCCGATGAAAATTTTTAAGAGGGTTACAATCTCCTCCTAAGAAATATTGTTCCATTCAAATTCTTATCTCAAATTTTATATAGGAAActagaaaacaaactaaaatccATTGGAAAACACCCACAACCCCTGCAGTGCTATTTGTACTCCCCCAGTAGCCTCAGAACTCCACAGGCATCAGCCTCACCAGCACAGGAAGTTGACTGGCTTTCAATATGTGAACAACCACGTAACTAACTTCATACACTAAAACCAATTCCACTAAATTAGTTTGGCTTTTTAACAATAGTTCCAGTGAGGTATGTGCTTAAATTTTTCTACATGAAGGACCTTAGTTCTCATACCCCTAacttaaaacagaaataccCAGAAAAGAAAACCATCATTCTggttaaacaaaagaaaacaaaaccgaAATATCAACAGTAGAAATCTAGCAAACATCTTCTATGGTTAAATTAGACTGAACAGACTCTAATCTCCACGTGACATGCCCACCACAGCTGCCAGACCACTGCAGTA of the Columba livia isolate bColLiv1 breed racing homer chromosome 17, bColLiv1.pat.W.v2, whole genome shotgun sequence genome contains:
- the CHFR gene encoding E3 ubiquitin-protein ligase CHFR isoform X3, with translation MERSEGGEQSQQQQPWGRLVRLGAEQAEPHVLLLKREWTIGRRKGCDLSFPGNKLVSGDHCKIIVDEESGQVSLEDTSTNGTVINKLKVVKKQTYPLQTGDVIYVVYRKNEPENNVAYLYESLNTKHDATQQPVEVNVEKQCHVTKDTSSTGRSNDETQITSSPSATQSCYEEPQPSTSTSNLFNASSTSLIESASVQQDNPSTSEPVCLRALHGERGQRDVNTETSAVASEITDKAKAESDSQSVEEEECLEPAKKKLKGGEGACPHLPPAAPSECIIKIGSEDGKTSNVKPDKMEETLTCIICQELLHDCVSLQPCMHTFCAACYSGWMERSSLCPTCRCPVERICKNHILNNLVEAYLIQHPDKCRNEDDVRSMDARNKITQDMLQPKVRRSFSDEEGSSEDLLELSDVDSESSDISQPYIICRQCPGYRGHSVPTLPGTGQEAEAGGTRALGDAPSTSADFPAAVQEYVCPAQGSHVICTCCFQPMPDRRAEREQNPHVAPQQCAVCLQPFCHLYWGCTRVACFGCLAPFCEINLGDKCLDGVLNNNHYESDILKDYLASRGLTWKNMLNESLLALQRGVFMLSDYRITGNTVLCYCCGLRSFRELAYQYRQNIPVAELPVTVTSRPDCYWGRNCRTQVKAHHAMKFNHICEQTRFKN
- the CHFR gene encoding E3 ubiquitin-protein ligase CHFR isoform X5; the protein is MERSEGGEQSQQQQPWGRLVRLGAEQAEPHVLLLKREWTIGRRKGCDLSFPGNKLVSGDHCKIIVDEESGQVSLEDTSTNGTVINKLKVVKKQTYPLQTGDVIYVVYRKNEPENNVAYLYESLNTKHDATQQPVEVNVEKQCHVTKDTSSTGRSNDETQITSSPSATQSCYEEPQPSTSTSNLFNASSTSLIESASVQQDNPSTSGSQSSVFTPVPAFPILEPVCLRALHGERGQRDVNTETSAVASEITDKAKAESDSQSVEEEECLEPAKKKLKGGEGACPHLPPAAPSECIIKIGSEDGKTSNVKPDKMEETLTCIICQELLHDCVSLQPCMHTFCAACYSGWMERSSLCPTCRCPVERICKNHILNNLVEAYLIQHPDKCRNEDDVRSMDARNKITQDMLQPKVRRSFSDEEGSSEDLLELSDVDSESSDISQPYIICRQCPGYRGHSVPTLPGTGQEAEAGGTRALGDAPSTSADFPAGAVCLQPFCHLYWGCTRVACFGCLAPFCEINLGDKCLDGVLNNNHYESDILKDYLASRGLTWKNMLNESLLALQRGVFMLSDYRITGNTVLCYCCGLRSFRELAYQYRQNIPVAELPVTVTSRPDCYWGRNCRTQVKAHHAMKFNHICEQTRFKN
- the CHFR gene encoding E3 ubiquitin-protein ligase CHFR isoform X4; the protein is MERSEGGEQSQQQQPWGRLVRLGAEQAEPHVLLLKREWTIGRRKGCDLSFPGNKLVSGDHCKIIVDEESGQVSLEDTSTNGTVINKLKVVKKQTYPLQTGDVIYVVYRKNEPENNVAYLYESLNTKHDATQQPVEVNVEKQCHVTKDTSSTGRSNDETQITSSPSATQSCYEEPQPSTSTSNLFNASSTSLIESASVQQDNPSTSEPVCLRALHGERGQRDVNTETSAVASEITDKAKAESDSQSVEEEECLEPAKKKLKGGEGACPHLPPAAPSECIIKIGSEDGKTSNVKPDKMEETLTCIICQELLHDCVSLQPCMHTFCAACYSGWMERSSLCPTCRCPVERICKNHILNNLVEAYLIQHPDKCRNEDDVRSMDARNKITQDMLQPKVRRSFSDEEGSSEDLLELSDVDSESSDISQPYIICRQCPGYRGHSVPTLPGTGQEAEAGGTRALGDAPSTSADFPAAVQEYVCPAQGSHVICTCCFQPMPDRRAEREQNPHVAPQQCAVCLQPFCHLYWGCTRVACFGCLAPFCEINLGDKCLDGVLNNNHYESDILKDYLASRGLTWKNMLNESLLALQRGVFMLSDYRITGNTVLCYCCGLRSFRELAYQYRQNIPVAELPVTVTSRPDCYWGRNCRTQVKAHHAICSRTVAAALSP
- the CHFR gene encoding E3 ubiquitin-protein ligase CHFR isoform X1; amino-acid sequence: MERSEGGEQSQQQQPWGRLVRLGAEQAEPHVLLLKREWTIGRRKGCDLSFPGNKLVSGDHCKIIVDEESGQVSLEDTSTNGTVINKLKVVKKQTYPLQTGDVIYVVYRKNEPENNVAYLYESLNTKHDATQQPVEVNVEKQCHVTKDTSSTGRSNDETQITSSPSATQSCYEEPQPSTSTSNLFNASSTSLIESASVQQDNPSTSGSQSSVFTPVPAFPILEPVCLRALHGERGQRDVNTETSAVASEITDKAKAESDSQSVEEEECLEPAKKKLKGGEGACPHLPPAAPSECIIKIGSEDGKTSNVKPDKMEETLTCIICQELLHDCVSLQPCMHTFCAACYSGWMERSSLCPTCRCPVERICKNHILNNLVEAYLIQHPDKCRNEDDVRSMDARNKITQDMLQPKVRRSFSDEEGSSEDLLELSDVDSESSDISQPYIICRQCPGYRGHSVPTLPGTGQEAEAGGTRALGDAPSTSADFPAAVQEYVCPAQGSHVICTCCFQPMPDRRAEREQNPHVAPQQCAVCLQPFCHLYWGCTRVACFGCLAPFCEINLGDKCLDGVLNNNHYESDILKDYLASRGLTWKNMLNESLLALQRGVFMLSDYRITGNTVLCYCCGLRSFRELAYQYRQNIPVAELPVTVTSRPDCYWGRNCRTQVKAHHAMKFNHICEQTRFKN